AGGTTTTGGAAAGCTTAGACTTTATAGATATTTGCATTTCTTTAAAATCATCAGACGTAATTACTACTATAGAAGCATATACAAAATTATCACAGAAGTTACCATACCCGTTACACTTAGGTGTTACAGAAGCTGGTTTGTATAAATCAGGTACAGTTAAATCTGCCATTGGGATAGGCACTCTATTATATAATGGTATAGGGGATACCATTAGAGTATCTTTAACGGGAGATCCAGTTCAGGAAGTAGAGGTTGCCTATGAAATTATTCATAGTTTAAATTTATCTACATCCAAAACAAAAACTGAAGTTATTTCTTGTCCTACATGTGGTCGTTGTGATGTAGATATAGAAAATCTATCTAAAAAAGTTATGGAAAAGCTCAAACACAATAAAAACAACATAAAAGTTGCTGTTATGGGTTGTGTTGTTAACGGCCCTGGCGAAGCTAAAGAAGCTGACTTAGGCATAGCAGGAGGAAAGGAAAAGGGAATAATATTTTCTAAAGGTAAAGTTATAAAAACAGTACCTAATGCGGCATTACTTGATGAGCTTTGTGTGGAAATTGACAAATTGGAAAATAAATGATATAATATTTCCAAATATTTAGGTGACGAAATTAGAAAATAGTAAATAGTCTATGCAGTACAGGGAATGGAGATTGATTGAGAACTTCATCTGCTAATCTATTGAACCAAATTCTAAAGTCCATGGTGGTGCTTTATAGCCGTAAAAGAGGATACATATTCGTATCAATTTTGGGTGGTACCGCGGATCTCCGTCCCTAGCTTAGGGAGGAGATTTTTATTATTTAGGAGGTAGTTATATGAGAACATCAAGGTATTTTTTACCAACGCTTCGCGAAGCGTCTAACGAAGCTGAAACTGTTAGTCACCAGTTAATGTTAAGAGCTGGCTTAATTAGAAAGCAAGCATCAGGAATTTATACTTATTTGCCGTTAGGCTATAAAATATTGAAAAAGGTGGAAAATATAATTCGAGATGAAATGGATGAATCTGGGTGTTTAGAAATTTTAGGCCCTGCTATCCAACCAGCTGAGCTATGGCATGAATCTCAAAGATGGAATGAATTTGGAGACGAGATGTTTAGGTTAAAAGATAGACATGATAGAGATTTTTGTTTAGGTCCTACTCATGAGGAGATTTTTACTGACATCGTTAGAAATAACTTAAAGTCATATAAAAATTTGCCTATGACATTGTATCAAGTTCAAACAAAATACAGAGATGAAAGAAGACCACGGTTCGGTGTTATGCGCAGCAGAGAATTTATCATGAAAGATGGATATAGCTTTGATCTTTCAGAAGATGGACTAGATAGCAGTTATCAGATTATGTTTAATGCATATAAGCGTATCTTGGAGAGACTTGATTTAAAATATCAAATTGTAGATGCTGATTCTGGAAACATGGGAGGTTCTCATTCCCATGAGTTTATGGTAATTAGTGAAGTTGGAGAAGATGATATTATATACTGCTCTAACTGTGGGTATTCAGCAAATATTGAAAAAGCAATTAGTCAAACTATGGGAAGTCAATCGGAAAAAAACACTAAAGATTTAAAAGAAGTTGTTACACCAGATGTTAGCAGTATTGATGATGTAGCTAGTTTTTTAGAAGTAGAGCTTGGTAACATTGTGAAATCCATGGTCTATGTGGCACATGGGAAAACATATGTGGTTTTAGTAAAAGGAAATCATCAAATTAATGAAGTAAAGCTAAAGAAAATCTTAAACACTACCGATTTAGAACCAGCAGATGGACTTCAAATAAAAGCAATAAATAGTGAGTTAGGGTTTACAGGGCCTATATACCTTCAAGGAGCAACGATAATTTGTGATAAAGAAGTAGAGAAAATGAAGAACTTTGTGGTAGGTGGGAATAAAAAAGATACTCATTTAATAAACTGCAATATAGGTCGTGACTTTACCCCGAACATTACAGCAGATATACGCTCAGTAAATGAAGGGGAGCTTTGTGCAAGCTGTAATTCTCCGTTAAGTAAGTCAAAAGGTATTGAAGTAGGTCATATTTTTAAGTTAGGCAATAAATACTCTAAAAATCTAAAGGCTACAGTATTAAATAAAGAAGGAAAAGAAGTACCTTTACTAATGGGGTGTTATGGCATAGGTGTTAATCGCTTACTAGCAGCAGTAATAGAGCAAAACCACGATGAAAACGGAATAATTTGGCCAAAAGCTTTGGCTCCTTTTCAAGTATCTATAATACCAGTAAATACTAAAAAAGAAGAACAAAATAAATTAGCGGAAGACTTATACAGCAAACTTAAAATAAAGTATGATGTAATGTTAGATGACCGTAAAGAAAGAGTGGGAGTAAAATTTAAGGATCATGAACTAATAGGGGTACCAGTTCAAATAGTAGTGGGTAAAAACGCATTAGAAAATAAAGTGGAAATAAAGTATAGAGATAATAAAGAGAAATCTCTAATTGACGTAGAGGAAGTTGTAGAGACTTTAGACAATTATTTCTAAAGGAGGAAACTAATTTGTCAGCTACATGCATAATCCCAGCTTACAACGAAGGGAAAACAATAGGCAATGTTGTTAAGGTAGTTAAAAGTCACAAAAATGTCTCAGAAGTTATAGTGGTAAGTGACGGCTCTATAGATGATACTGCTGAAGTAGCAAAGTTGAATGGAGCTAAGGTTATAGAACTTAGCGAAAATAAAGGTAAGGGTGGAGCAATGAATGAGGGGTTAAAAAGTTGTGAGACAGAAATTATACTATTTCTAGATGCGGATTTGATTGGCTTGACAGATAAACATGTCGCAGACTTATTAGACCCGGTGTTAAATGGTGATAAGTTAATGAGTTTAGGAGTCTTTTCGCAAGGGAGAGCTACTACAGATCTAGCTCAAAGGGTAGCCCCTTATTTATCGGGGCAAAGGGCGATTAAAAGGGACCTACTTAATAAAGTTTCTGACTTAGATGTATCCAGGTTTGGAGTGGAACTTGCACTAACTAGGTTTGTGGAAAATAATGATATTGAAATTCAAATAGTTCAACTTCCAGATATGAGCCATGTTATGAAAGAAGAAAAACTGGGGGTTGTCAAAGGTTTTGTGGCTAGACTAAAAATGTATTGGGAAATTGTACACTACTATATTAAAAATCCTAGTTAAACCTAGGATTTTTTGATAAAAGAGGAGGAAGAGATGACAGCTATTCAACTTTTTGGTGCACTGTTACTAGCAATTGTTTTAGGAAGTATAGTAGGTTTAGAAAGAGAAACTAATAACCACCCAGCAGGTTTTCGTACTCATGCTTTAGTCTGTGTCGGTTCTGCTTTAATTACTATTATATCATGGCAGGTTTATGACAGTTTTCAAGTAGGGGACCCTGGAAGAATAGCAGCACAAATAGTTAGTGGTATAGGCTTTTTAGGTGCAGGAACGATTATGAAAGAGGGGTCATCTATTCGAGGTTTAACAACTGCTGCCAGTTTATGGGCCGTATCTGCCACTGGAATGGCAGTGGGATTCGGTTATATTTATATAGCTATAGCTACAACACTACTTATTGTAGTGGTATTAATGTTGTTTTCTAAGTTAGAACAAAAACTAGTATTTACTAAACAAAGTATACAGGTTAAAATAGAGGTAAGAGATAGACCTGGAATTCTAGGAGAAATCACCAGTCAAATAGGTAGTTATAAAATTGATATTAGAAATGTATCTCTAAGCTCTGTAGATAATGGGGATATGGAAATAATGCTGTTTTTAGGTCTTACACCTAAGGTGTCGTTGCATCACTTATTAGGTGAACTAGCAGCAATTAGGGGAGTACAAAAAGTAAATTATGATAGTTAGGGGATTTTTATGGAAGCAAAGCAGATTTCAAATAAAGAGCTTAAAATAAATAAGATTTCTGTTTCCGCCCATCACAACCGATGGGTTATTTTCATTAGTGAAATAAACTATTGTGAAAAATCAGTTATAAATCTAAAGAAACAGTTAAATAATTTAGTACCTGATGTAAAAATAGAATTTTGTATTCAAAAAAGCTTGCCGTCGACTACTCTTTTATATTTAGTAAAAAAAAATAAAGAACATATTTTAGAGAAAATAGAAAATGAGTATACAACGTTTAAAGGTAGTACTCAAATGTGGTCTTTAACTGTAGAAGGTAAGGTAGTTAAGTTATCTATACCAAATAAAATACATCATTTTTATGCCCTCAAAAATGGGTTAGATAAATGGTTAGAAAAATATTTTCTGAAGAAAATAAAAGCTGAAGCAAGGGTTTTAATTAATCTATCGGAAAAAAAGCATGACACTAAAAAAGTGTCTAACAACCATAAAGAAGATGAAGTGACTTATATAAAATCTTTAGAAAAGAAAATAAAAGAAAGCAAGTCCATATCTTCACAAGGAACTTCTCCAAGGGAAGGCGATGTTGTCATAGGGAAGCAGATTACTGCAACTCCTGTTGATATATCAACAATACTAGAAGAAGATAAAAATGTTTGTGTAGCTGGCTTAGTTTTTAATGTAGAGGTTTTAGAATTTAGAACCGGAAGGACTTTACTTACCATTGATATCACTGATAATACTGATTCTATTACATGTAAATATTTTTTAGAGGATGGACAACAGCGTCCTAATTTAAATAAGGGTGACTATATAAAAGTTTTTGGATATGTTCAAACGGATAAATATACTCAAGA
This genomic interval from Proteinivorax tanatarense contains the following:
- a CDS encoding glycosyltransferase family 2 protein, with amino-acid sequence MSATCIIPAYNEGKTIGNVVKVVKSHKNVSEVIVVSDGSIDDTAEVAKLNGAKVIELSENKGKGGAMNEGLKSCETEIILFLDADLIGLTDKHVADLLDPVLNGDKLMSLGVFSQGRATTDLAQRVAPYLSGQRAIKRDLLNKVSDLDVSRFGVELALTRFVENNDIEIQIVQLPDMSHVMKEEKLGVVKGFVARLKMYWEIVHYYIKNPS
- a CDS encoding MgtC/SapB family protein, which translates into the protein MTAIQLFGALLLAIVLGSIVGLERETNNHPAGFRTHALVCVGSALITIISWQVYDSFQVGDPGRIAAQIVSGIGFLGAGTIMKEGSSIRGLTTAASLWAVSATGMAVGFGYIYIAIATTLLIVVVLMLFSKLEQKLVFTKQSIQVKIEVRDRPGILGEITSQIGSYKIDIRNVSLSSVDNGDMEIMLFLGLTPKVSLHHLLGELAAIRGVQKVNYDS
- a CDS encoding proline--tRNA ligase — protein: MRTSRYFLPTLREASNEAETVSHQLMLRAGLIRKQASGIYTYLPLGYKILKKVENIIRDEMDESGCLEILGPAIQPAELWHESQRWNEFGDEMFRLKDRHDRDFCLGPTHEEIFTDIVRNNLKSYKNLPMTLYQVQTKYRDERRPRFGVMRSREFIMKDGYSFDLSEDGLDSSYQIMFNAYKRILERLDLKYQIVDADSGNMGGSHSHEFMVISEVGEDDIIYCSNCGYSANIEKAISQTMGSQSEKNTKDLKEVVTPDVSSIDDVASFLEVELGNIVKSMVYVAHGKTYVVLVKGNHQINEVKLKKILNTTDLEPADGLQIKAINSELGFTGPIYLQGATIICDKEVEKMKNFVVGGNKKDTHLINCNIGRDFTPNITADIRSVNEGELCASCNSPLSKSKGIEVGHIFKLGNKYSKNLKATVLNKEGKEVPLLMGCYGIGVNRLLAAVIEQNHDENGIIWPKALAPFQVSIIPVNTKKEEQNKLAEDLYSKLKIKYDVMLDDRKERVGVKFKDHELIGVPVQIVVGKNALENKVEIKYRDNKEKSLIDVEEVVETLDNYF
- the ispG gene encoding flavodoxin-dependent (E)-4-hydroxy-3-methylbut-2-enyl-diphosphate synthase, with protein sequence MKRKEKKVIQVGKLKIGGDNPIVIQSMTNTKTCDIESTVNQIKQLTEVGCQVVRLAIPDLKSAMAIADIKKHVEIPLVADIHFDYKLALAAIENGIDKVRINPGNIGRRDSVVRVIEKAKKNSVPIRIGVNSGSLSKDLVDRKDISTSEKMVIAAQREVEVLESLDFIDICISLKSSDVITTIEAYTKLSQKLPYPLHLGVTEAGLYKSGTVKSAIGIGTLLYNGIGDTIRVSLTGDPVQEVEVAYEIIHSLNLSTSKTKTEVISCPTCGRCDVDIENLSKKVMEKLKHNKNNIKVAVMGCVVNGPGEAKEADLGIAGGKEKGIIFSKGKVIKTVPNAALLDELCVEIDKLENK